The sequence below is a genomic window from Actinomycetota bacterium.
CTAATTTTACTTTTAATCCTTTTACTTTTTTTCCGTCCTTGGAATATCCTCTAACTACTCCGTTATGACAAAGAATCATTCCTACTTTTTTAAAATCTTCTTATTAAAAGTAAATTATATCATTAAAATAGAAAATACCAATTTAGATATAGATACTTCATTAAAATTAAAAAATACACACTTTATGTGTATTTTATATTGATTTTTTTATAAAATTATAGTAGTATTGATTTAAATAAACTAAAAATAGATTTTGGTGATAAATATGGCTAAGAGAATTAATATAACCATCCCAAAAGATTTTCTATCAAAGGTTGACGAATTCTCAAAAAAAGAACATAGAAAAAGAAGTGAGTTAATCAGAGAGTCATTGAGAGAATACATGGGTAGAAGAGATAAAGATATGGCGGTTGAACAAAAAAAAGGTCTCATTGATTTAGAAGCTAAAGAAACAATCACGGTAGAAAAAATTAAAAAAATATCTAAAGAAAAGAGGGCTGAGCTTTTTTCAATAATTAGAATTTATTTTAAAAACCGTCCTGAGGTAATTGCGTCCTTTATATTTGGTTCCTACTCTACTGATGATGCAACAATTTTAAGTGATTTGGATGTTGGAATTCTTCTTAAAACTGATATAGGTAAAGACAAATATTCAGAATTACTTTTAGATATTTCCTCTGACCTTGTTAGACTATTAAAGATGGATAATATTGACTTGGTAATTCTTAATCGAGCAAATCCAGTACTCAAAAATGAGGTAGCCACTAAAGGAACAGCAATATTTGAGAGAGAGAAGGAAATACTGGATAATTTTAAAATAAAGTCATTAAAGTACTATATGGATACAAAAAAATTTCGTAATTTATATCAAAAAAGTATTAAAAACTTTTTATTGGAAAATAAAATTTGAATTTTTTACTGGGAAGCGCCTTACACAAGACAGAGCAGTCTACTTATGTTAAATAAAGAGGATTAATTGATAAACAAGGATCTTATATTAAGCAAGCTACTAAAAATAAAAAATTATATACAGGAATTAAAAACTTTTTCTAACATTACTTTTGAAGAATACAAAAGAGATTTTATCAAAAAAAGAGCAGTTGAAAGATTAATTTTATTACTTGCAGAAGTAGCAACTGATATAAATTCATATGTTATTATTGAGATTGGAAAAAATCCACCAACTGATTATTATGACTCATTTATAAAAGCTATTGAAATTGGATTAATATCAAAGCAACTTGGAGAAAAATTAGCTCCCTCGGCTGGTTTGAGAAATAGATTAGTTCACGAATATGATGAGATAAAGGATGATATTGTTTATAGTAGCATTAATGATGCGATAGAACTTTATACAACTTTTATAAAAGAGGTTAATGACTATTTAAAACAATAACAATTGGGAAATTATTAGTGATTAAAAGAGAATTCTTTTACAAAAGAATCAAATAGTTACTTAAAACTTCATAGCTTATTAATTGAAAGATTGACCCTTATATATGTCGCAAGACCTCACTATATTTATAAAAAATATAGATTGTCAGAAAAGATAATTAAGAATTTTAATCATTATATTTTTAGGACATATTGTGGAATCAACTTAGCAACAATATCTATTATTCCAATTTCTAAAGCGCGTAGCACTACATTCCGTCCTCTATATTCATAAGCTAACTCCCGCACTTCTGATATGATTTTCTTACCTCTATCATTTTGCATCTCAACTTCAAAGTATCTTTTCCCCTCAACTTCTATCACTTTATTTATAGTTAAAATATCAGGAAAGACATATCCTCCACCATGAGGTATTATGTTAGCATTTATAAGCCTATTATAAACCCCCAATCTTTTTGCTCTTTTTTCAAAACCTAATAACTCTATACTTTGAGGACTTAAATTTGGGTTACCTTTTACCAAATAAGCAGGCAAATCTCCTCTTAGCGTTATTGAAAAAAGTGTATTCAAGTTTCTTAAATAATGACAACCCAGGACTATCTCATTCATATTTATAAGGCCTTGATGCATTTCATTAGAAATTTTTGTGAATTCTTCAAACAAGAGTTCAGCACCCATTATCCTTTTTTTCTTAGCAAAATTCTCAACATAATTATATTTTTCAAAATACTTTTTAGCATCATTACCTGTTAGTATATTAAAAGTTCCAAAAGGTGTTTTAATATGTTCTGCCATATTATACAATTGTTTGCTCTTATCATAATATATTCCGAAACCTAATTTATTATCCCCTCTAAATTCATCAGCAGATCCGTGTATTACAAAAGCATATGGAGGTAGAT
It includes:
- a CDS encoding ribbon-helix-helix protein, CopG family is translated as MAKRINITIPKDFLSKVDEFSKKEHRKRSELIRESLREYMGRRDKDMAVEQKKGLIDLEAKETITVEKIKKISKEKRAELFSIIRIYFKNRPEVIASFIFGSYSTDDATILSDLDVGILLKTDIGKDKYSELLLDISSDLVRLLKMDNIDLVILNRANPVLKNEVATKGTAIFEREKEILDNFKIKSLKYYMDTKKFRNLYQKSIKNFLLENKI
- a CDS encoding DUF86 domain-containing protein, with protein sequence MINKDLILSKLLKIKNYIQELKTFSNITFEEYKRDFIKKRAVERLILLLAEVATDINSYVIIEIGKNPPTDYYDSFIKAIEIGLISKQLGEKLAPSAGLRNRLVHEYDEIKDDIVYSSINDAIELYTTFIKEVNDYLKQ